One stretch of Corvus hawaiiensis isolate bCorHaw1 chromosome 1, bCorHaw1.pri.cur, whole genome shotgun sequence DNA includes these proteins:
- the PSMB3 gene encoding proteasome subunit beta type-3, producing MSIMSYNGGAVMAMKGKDCVAIAADRRFGIQGQMVTTDFQKIFPMGERLYIGLAGLATDVQTVAQRLKFRLNLYELKEGRQIKPQTFMSMVSNLLYERRFGPYYTEPVIAGLDPLTHEPFICSLDLIGCPMVTDDFVVSGTCSEQMYGMCESLWEPDMEPEHLFETISQAMLNAVDRDAISGMGVVVHVIEKDKITTRTLKARMD from the exons ATG TCGATTATGTCCTACAACGGCGGGGCCGTCATGGCCATGAAGGGCAAGGACTGCGTGGCCATCGCCGCCGACCGGCGCTTCGGGATCCAGGGGCAGATGGTGACCACGGACTTCCAGAAGATTTTCCCGATGGGAGAGAGGCTCTACATCGGCCTGGCCGGGCTGGCCACGGACGTGCAGACGGT TGCCCAGAGACTGAAGTTCAGGCTGAATCTCTACGAGCTGAAGGAAGGGAGGCAGATCAAACCCCAGACCTTCATGAGCATGGTGTCCAACCTGCTCTACGAGAGAAG gttTGGGCCCTACTACACGGAGCCGGTGATCGCGGGGCTGGACCCGCTCACGCACGAGCCCTTCATCTGCTCGCTGGACCTCATCGGCTGCCCCATGGTCACCGACGACTTCGTGGTCAGTGGCACCTGCTCCGAGCAGATGTATGGCATGTGTGAGTCCCTCTGGGAGCCTGACATG GAGCCCGAGCACCTCTTCGAGACCATCTCGCAGGCCATGCTCAACGCCGTGGACAGAGATGCCATCTCTGGGATGGGCGTGGTGGTGCACGTCAT AGAGAAAGACAAGATCACCACAAGGACCCTGAAGGCTCGCATGGATTAG